GACGGTGGTGAGGGCGACCAGCCGGGCCGACACCGTCATCGGACCTCGCACTCGGCGGTCTTGCCGGTGGGCGCGGTTGCTGAAAACTTGCGACAGTTCGACATCCAACTCGATGGCATCGACATCGTGTCGGTGGAAGTGCGCGGCGTCGCCGAGGCCGCCAAAGCGTCGGCTTCGTTGGACGAGTGGGGTCCTGAGGAGTGGGGAGTGGTGGGGGACAAACCCGCCGCCAACCGGCGCCGCACCTGGTTGGTGCTGCGGATGGATCCGCAGCGCAACGTGGCCGCGGTCGCCTCCCGCGATTCATTGGCCTCGACGTTGGTTGCGGCCACCGAGCGGCTGGTTCAGGATCTGGACGGTCAAACCTGTGCGGCGCGGCCACTGACCGCTGATGAGTTGGCCGAGGTCGACAGCGCGGTGTTGGCAGATTTGGAGCCAACCTGGAGCCGGCCGGGTTGGCGTCGTCTCAAGTATTTCAACGGGTTCGTCACTAGTTTCTGGGTGACGCCGTCGGATATCAGTTCCGAGACGTTGGACCACCTGTGGTTGCCGGACACGCCGGAAGTGGGCACCACGGTGATCACGGTACGGCTGACGATGCGGGCCGGTCGGCCGCAGATGTCGGCGTGGGTTCGCTATCACAGCGATTCACGTCTGCCCAAGGAGCTCACGCCGGGGCTCAACCGCCTCACCGGCCGCCAGTTGGCGGCCGTGCGCGCGAGCCTGCCGGTGCCGGGAAAACGTTCCCGACTGGTCGTGCCCGGTCGCGAACTGCGTGATTACGACGAGCTTGAACTGCCTGTGGATCAAGTACAGGAGCACGCGACAAGCTCGTCCGCAGGGCAATGACTCGCCCGCAGTCAACCGCTGAAGATGCCCGCAACGCCCTGGTCGCCGGTCTGCTCGCCTCTGGAATCTCGGTCAATAGTCTCCAGCCCAGCCACAACCCACAAGTGGCGGCACAAATGTTTACCACCGCCACCAAACTGGATCCCGGCATGTGCGATGCCTGGCTGGCCCGGATCCTCGCCGGCGACCAGAGCATCGAGGTGCTCGCCGGCGCTTGGGCGGCGGTCAGGACATTCGGTTGGGAGACCCGCCGTCTCGGCGTAACGGACCTGCAGTTCCGTCCCGAGGTCTCCGACGGGTTGTTTCTGCGGCTGGCCGTCACCAGCGTTGATTCGCTGGCATGCGCATACGCTGCGGTCCTCGCCGAGAACAGGCGTTACCAGGAGGCGGCCGAACTGCTCGACGCCACCGACCCCCGCCATCCTTTCGACACCGAGCTGGTCAGCTATGTGCGGGGGGTGCTCTACTTCCGCACCAAACGCTGGCCCGACGTGCTGAACCAGTTTCCCGAGGCAACGCCATGGCGTCACCCGGAACTGAAGGCCGCCGGCGCGGCGATGGCCACCACCGCGCTGGCGTCACTGGGCGTCTTCGAGGAGGCGTTCCGGCGAGCGCAAGAAGCCATCGAAGGGGACCGGGTGCCGGGTGCGGCCAACATTGCGCTCTACACGCAGGGCATGTGCTTGCGGCATGTCGGCCGCGAGGAGGAAGCCGTTGAACTGTTGCGCCGGGTGTATTCGCGCGACCCCAAGTTCACCCCGGCCCGCGAGGCTCTGGACAATCCCAACTTCCGGCTGGTACTGACCGATCCGGAAACGATTGAGGCGCGCAAAGATCCGTGGGATCCGGATAGTGCGCCGACCCGCGCCCAAACGGAGGCTGCTCGCCATGCCGAGATGGCCGCGAAGTATTTGGCGGAAGGGGACGCCGAGCTGAATGCGATGCTCGGCATGGAAAAGGCCAAAAAGGAAATCAAACTCATCAAGGCGACGACCAAGGTGAACTTGGCACGGGCCAAGATGGGGCTTCCCGTCCCGGTGACATCGCGTCACACCTTGCTACTGGGGCCGCCGGGTACTGGAAAGACTTCGGTGGCAAGGGCATTCACCAAGCAGCTCTGCGGGTTGACGGTATTGCGCAAGCCGCTGGTGGTGGAGACCAGTCGCACCAAGTTGTTGGGCCGGTACATGGCCGATGCCGAGAAGAACACCGAAGAAATGCTCGAGGGTGCGCTGGGCGGTGCGGTTTTTTTCGACGAGATGCACACTCTGCACGAGCGTGGCTATTCCCAGGGCGACCCCTACGGCAACGCGATCATTAACACCCTGCTGATTTACATGGAGAACCACCGCGACGAGCTTGTGGTCTTCGGCGCCGGTTATGCCAAGGCGATGGAAAAGATGCTGGAAGTGAATCAAGGTCTGCGACGGCGGTTTTCGACCGTGATCGAGTTCTTCAGCTATACCCCGCAAGAATTGATCGCGCTGACCCGGTTGATGGGTCAGGAGAATGAAGACGTCATCACCGACGCGGCAGCCCAGGTGTTACTGCCGTCGTACACCAAGTTCTACAACGACCAGACCTACTCCGAGGACGGCGATCTGATCCGAGGCATCGACATGCTCGGCAACGCAGGTTTCGTGCGCAATGTCGTCGAGAAGGCCCGCGATCACCGTAGTTTCCGCCTGGACGACGCAGATCTGGATGCCGTACTGAACAGCGATCTGACGGATTTCAGCCAGGACCAGCTGCTTCGATTCAAGGAGCTCACCCGCGAGGACCTTGCCGAAGGCCTCAGCGCAGCAGTGGCGGAGAAGAAGACGACGACTTAGCCGAGACGTAGCCGCTGTCTCGTTGGCCGGCAACAGCTAACCTTACGACTTGAACGCTAGCGCACCGCGCCGCCGTCGTAACCGGATTCCCGTGCGGGAAACCTCGACCTGGGTGCTGAGTCACCCGCCGTGGAACCACGACGGTGACCTAATGCTCGCGGTACCACTGAAGCACGGGAGTACCCGGTGTGAGCTTGCGTTTCCGCGCGGGAAAAGACATTGAGCCACACCGCCGGTAAGGGGTTCGAGATTTTCCCGGTGCTACCCCTATGGGTTAGGCCCAACTGGCTTCCGGGGCGGCTGCGGCCGGATACGCTGTGTGGTGCTGAAAGCTCGGACGACCGGGGTGGCGCTCCTGGCAAATTTCGCGAGGTGACTTCATCCGGGATATTGCTACCACCGTGGCACCCCGATGTGCCCCGATCGTGACAGGAGGTGGGCCGAACGGACCCGATCAATAGCGTGCTCCATGAAAGTTATGACCGATTCATCCCGATCTGGTCACGGCGCTGTGTCCGCCGTCTGAATCGGCTGGCGCCGAGTACCCCGGCGCGCGCTACGTAACACACGTACGTGCTCTCGGTAACACCCCGACACCACCACAGCGGCGAGGCTCCGTGGCCGGGTTGGACTATCCCCAAGAGGAGAAGTCCAATGTATTTGCTTAGGAAACAACCGGATTCGCTGCACACAGCGGCCGGCGACGTAACCGCGTTGACCACAATGCAATTCGCTGCCCACGGGCAACGAGCAGTCGTACACGCTGGCGCTGTTCAGAAATCGCGCTGGGCCGCCACGCCGAAGGACGTTGGTTGCCACACCACGACCGAAGCCGCCGACGCGGCCACCGAAGCCCTAGTCGGATAAGGGAGGTGAGGACGATGGATTTCGGAGCGCTTCCACCAGAAGTCAATTCGCTGCGCATGTATTCCGGTCCGGGTTCGGCGCCGCTGCTGGCTGCTGTGGCGGCCTGGGACGGGCTGGCCGCGGAACTGCGTTCGACAGCAAACTCATACGACGCGGTGATTTCGGAGCTGACCGGCGAAGGCTGGCTGGGCCCCGCATCGGCATCGATGGCGGCTGCAGTTGCCCCGTATATGTCGTGGATGAGCATCACCGGCGTCCAGGCCGAGCAGACTGCCGCCCAGGCGGCGACGGCGGCGGGTGCATTCGAGGCCGCGTTCGCGATGACGGTGCCGCCGACTATGGTCGCGGCTAACCGTGCTCGGTTGATGATCCTGGTTGCCACCAACATCTTCGGCCAGAACACTCCCGCGATCGCGGCCACCGAGGCCGAGTACGGCGAAATGTGGGCGCAGGATGCCGCGGCGATGTATGGCTACGCTGCCGGCGCTGCGGCGGCCTCGACGCTGACACCGTTTACCGAGCCGGCGCAGACCACCAACCCAGCAGGGCCGGCCGGCCAGGCTTCGGCCGTCGCTCAAGCAGCCGGCAGTTCGGCAGGCACTTTGACACAGTCGGAGCTGCCGCAATTGATGTCGGTAGTGCCGTCCGCGCTCGAAGGACTCGCGTCACCGGCATCGGCCCTGTCCGGAGTTGCAGCTGCGAATCCCGCAGCTGCAACTCCGGTGCCGGGCGGCATCCTCGCCGATATCCTGAATTTCCTGGACGGCAGAGACGGCAACCCCTACGGGACCTTCCTCAACTCCTCGCTGGTCAACGGCTTCACCTCAGCCGGGTACGTTAGCCCGGACCTGATCACGCCCGCGATCACGGGTGCCATGGCAGACCTCAACTCGTTGCAGGCCGGCGGACTGCCGGCTATCTCGCCACCCGACGGCGGCCATTTCAACTTCCCCGCATTGGCGGCGGCGTCGGCCCCGGCATCGGCGCCGGCCTCGACGGGTGTGAGCAGCGTCGTGACCGGGCTCAATCGGGCGGCGTTCGTCGGCCGATTGTCCGTGCCGGAGAGCTGGACGGCTGCCACCCAGGTGGTGAACCACGCCGGTGCCGCCGCCCCCGGCGGCGGTTGGACCAGCACCGCCACTGTTCCCGACGCCGCAGCGGGCACACCTGGCGTGCCGGGAATGCCCGCCCCGGGTGTTTACGGACACAGCTTCGGCAGCGGTCCCCGGTACGGGTTCAGGCCGACCATCATGTCCCGGCCCCCGGCCGCGGGCTGACGACAAGGGCGATGTTCGCGGTGAAGTTTGCCGGCACGCACCCGCCAGTGCCGGCGGGTCCACGCGGCTCCTGTGCCAGTGTCCCGCAACAAGATCCGGATCATGGCCCGGACGGTTGGTCCGACTCGTCATCGCCGGCCTTGTCGCCAGGACATCGCCGGCGCACCCATGGATGTTCCGGGATGCTGTGTCGCACAGACGGTTTGCGACCAGACGTCGGTGCGGCCGGCTTGACCGGCCACCGCAATATGCGTGATTTGCCATACCGCCACCTGATACGACGAATAGTTACCGCTTGTCCACCAACCGGGTATTGCCATTATCGGCGGGTTGGGTTGACTCCCATCGCCACAAGTGCCACGATTGCCCTTGCATGCACCTCGCTAGGTGAGGCGTCTGCACGGATACAGGCCACTGACCTCGAACGTCGAAAGACGCCCAGGGTCAGGACAGCTCTTCCCGGCTTAAGGGTTGAGCCCAAGTGGCTTCCGGCTTTGGCTAGCTGGATACGCCGTGTGGTGCCAAAGCTCTGACGAGAGGGGTGCCGCGCCCAGTTGTTCACTGGGCTCTCACCCCGGGTGCAGTCTGCCTGGCATCCCCGCGTGCCCTGGCCCTGAGGAGGTGAGAGCGAGATGAGTCCCGGCGATAGTCCGTATCCGAGTCCGACGAGCATTTCGTTCCGATCCGACCTCGGCGCCCTTTTCGCAATCTAAACGGGTTCGCCCGATTCTCTTCGCTACGCGGCTCCGCATTGTGGAGACGCGGCGCAGAGCGCGCGAAAGCAACTTCGATCCGGGGTGGGTCTTTTCTCCAGGAGAAGTTTGATGTCGTTTGCGATCACCCGTGCAGCTGTGCTGTCTACGACCCCCGGGCCGTGCCAAGCGAACACCGCACCCGCAACGAGCAACCGCCCATTGCCCTGCAGCGGACAAATACTGCAAGCGACGAATCAGACCGGACCACAACACAATTCAGTGCCCGCGTCCGGAGCTGGCGGTGGCGTCACAGTGCGGGCGGCCCATCGATCACCTACCGCGACTTCGGGTACCGGCGCCGGCTTAGGTGCGGCCACCGGCGCCGCCAGCACTATCCCAGCCGATGAGAAAAGAGGCCAGCGATGACCGTCGCCCTGGACTTTGCCATGCTGCCGCCCGAAATCAATTCCGCTCGCATGTATTCGGGACCCGGCTCAGGCCCGATGCTTGCCGCGGCGGCGGCCTGGAATAGCCTGGCCGCGGAATTACGTGCGACGGCACTGTCCTATCACTCGGTGCTCGCGGCGCTCACCGGCGAAGAATGGTACGGTCCTGCATCGGCATCGATGGCAGCCGCCGCCGCGCCCTACGTCGCGTGGCTGAGCGCTACCGCTGTTCAGGCAGAACAGACCGCGATACAGGCGGAGGCCGCCGCGGGAGCCTACGAAGCCGCCTTCGCCGCGACCGTCCCTCCGCCGGTGATTGCGGCCAACCGTACCCAGCTGATGGCGCTGATCGCCACAAACATCCTCGGCCAGAACACCCCTGCCATCGCGGCCACCGAGGCCCAGTACAGCGAAATGTGGGCCCAAGACGCCATGGCGATGTACGGCTACGCCGGATCCTCGGCTGCCGCCACACAGCTGAGCCCGTTCGTCGAGCCTCAGCAGTCAACCAACTCCAGCGGGCTGGCCGCCCAGGCGGCTGCGGTCACCGAGGCCGCCGGCACCTCCGCCGGCAGTCAGCCGAGCACGCTGTCCGGGCTGATTTCCATGGTTCCTAGTGCATTGCAAGGACTTTCGGGACCTACCAGCACATCCTGGCTACAGGTGATTTGGGACCTGCTGACCGGGTCTGGACCTGCTTGGTGGCAGACCTTGTGGAACGTCTGGGGACCCAACGCGAATGTCTGGAACACCATCAGTTCGACCGGGCTCTTCGTCCCGGGAAGCACGTTTGGACCCTTCATGGCCAGCCTGCTGGGCGGCGCAGTGGCCGCCGATGCGGCTCAGGATGCGAGTGTGGCCGCGGCTGGAGCTGGCAACGCGCTGGCGGCGGGGCCGCTCGCGTCCACCGGTGGCTTGGGAAATGCGGTCTCGGCCGCTTTGGGCAACTCGGGGATTGTCGGCAAGCTGTCGGTGCCGCCGGCGTGGACCGCCGCCTCGCCACTGCACAACCCGCTGGGTTCGGCATTGGGCGGCACGCCGATGGTTGCGCCTCCGCCGGCGGTGGCGGCGGGTATGCCCGGTATGCCGTTCGGCAACATGGCCGGTCATCCCTTCGGACGGGCTGTGCCCCAGTACGGCTTCCGTCCCACCTTCGTCGCGCGACCGCCCGCGGCGGGCTAGCCGCGAAGACCTGGCTGCGCGGCGATCACACCTGCCTTTGGTGCTGCAGAGGCGGTCTGGATGATTGCGGAGGCGGCTGAGCGGCGCGGCAACCGACCGGCCGGTCCCAGCATTTTTCCAGCCTTCACTCAGGTCAGTGACAGGCAAATGCGGCACCTTTCAGTCAGGTCATGAGTACCCTGCTTCCTTTCGGGGTAAGGAGCACACGTCATGGCGATCACTCATCAGGTCGATGGCGTCGACGTCCACCGGCGCGCTATCCAGGCCCAGAAGGTAGCCGCGGCGACCGAGCCCCGCCGCGTCGCGCGCGACGTGCTCGCCTCCTGGGAGTTCTTGTGAGTGGCATGACGTCGGCCAGCAGTCGTTTCGGGGTGGTGTGGCGCTCAGGCGCTTGGTCAGCAGGGCCTCCGCAATCGGATCGCCGGCTACCGCCGTGCCGTCAGCCACAGCCGTCCTCGAAACTCACCGGGGACCGTCTCGGGATGCTGTAGCTGACGAACCAGCAATCGACTCCTTGCCAGCAGGATCAAATCCCAGGAGGCAATACGGCGCCGGTTACCCCAAGAATGTCTGAAAATAATGTAATATTTGCGGCGTTTCGGTTGTCTGGCCGACATGCTTGGGCGGAACTGTAATAGCGATACAGGTTACCGTATCGATTATCATCGGCAATGGCAGCCGATCGCGTGGACTGACACACGTACAATATCGCCGGATTTGCTCTGCTCGCGGTTTGATCTGTGCCACGTGGAGCGCGATCGGACCGCATAATTCGCTTTTCTCCAGCACTATGGCTAGAAGGGGTTACCGCGTGATCCGTCCTGGCGAAGTGATAGCTAAGCTGAGAGTTTTCCGCCGATCAACGACGCAGTGGCGGTTACTTTTAACGTCGTGATTACATGCCGGGAACGCAATGCAAATAATTATTCGGCAGCATAACGGAGATGGTCGGCTAGGGGGCAGTCACAATCGCGCCGGTGGCGCATCTCGACGAGCAGATGATTCGTAGCGGGAGAGCCTGGATAGACGTCAAGCAGGCGGAATCAATCACGGAGCGGTCGGCGGGATGAAGAATGAGTTCCGTAAGAGCTGACCTAACCACGTACGGAACTACACGGCCGTGATTACTATGGCGGTCAGCGAAGGACCGGAGGCAGCAAATGACGGATTTTGGGGCGCTTCCGCCGGAGATCAACTCGGGGCGGATGTACGTCGGGGCGGGCGCTGGTCCGATGTTGGCAGCGGCCGCGGCATGGGATGAGTTGGCTGCTGAGTTACAGTCCGTGGCCGCCTCGTATCGGTCGATCGTCGAGAGTCTGACCGTAGGACCGTGGACGGGGCCGTCGTCGATCGCGATGGCGGCCGCGGCTGCGCCGTATCTGGCGTGGATCAACACCACGGGGGCACAAGCAGAGCAAGCTGCCGCCCAGGCGGCGGTCGCTGCAGCCGCCTACGAGACGGCCTTTGCCGCGACGGTGCCGCCGCCGGTGATCGCGGCCAACCGAGCGCTGCTGATGACGTTGATCGCCACCAACATTTTCGGGCAGAACACACCGGCGATCGCGGCCACCGAGGCCGAGTACCTGGAAATGTGGGCCCAAGACGCGGCCGCGATGTATGCCTACGCCAGCTCCTCCGCCACGGCCGCTCAGCTGACGCCGTTTACCGAGCCGCCACAGACCACAAACCCGTCCGCGGCGGCGGCCCAATCCGCCGCGGTGGCACCGGCAACCGGCACCGCTGCGGCCTCGGACATCACGACACAGCTTTCCCAGCTGATCGCCGCGGTGCCCAACGCGCTGCAAAGCCTGGCCTCGACCACGTCGTTACCGACGGCGGCGCCGTCCTTACCGGGATCCTTATTCCCGGCGTTGCCGCCATGGTTGGTGACCGATATCGAAAACTGGAACATCATCATGGCGACCCTGAACGGGCCTTATTCGCTGCAGGGGCTCGCCGCCATTCCGGGCGGCCCGTTCCTGTCCTTCGGACAGGTCTACGCCTACGCCCAGAATGGCCAGGGTTTGCAGGCCTTTTTCGCCCCTTCCAAGCCCATCACCGGGGCCCTGGCCCCGATCGCTGATTCGCTGGGCGCAAACCTGACGTCCAGCAGCGCGGGTGGTGGTGGGCCGGTCACCGGAGCGATGGGGCGGGCGGCCCTGGTGGGCAGCATGTCGGTGCCACAGGGTTGGACGCAAGCCGCCCCCGCGATGCGACTGGTCTCCTCGCTGCTGCCCAGCAACTTGGCCGCCGCCCCGGCCGCGGCGTTTTCCGGCGAGGCCGGGGTATTCGGCCAGATGGCCCTGTCGAGCCTGGCCGGCCGCGCCCTGGCTGCCACCACGTTCGGCTCCGCAGGCAGTGGTACGGCAAGTTCATTGGGCGGCGTTGTCGCCGGGGCAGATCCCGCCACCGCCACCATCATCGTGATCCCGGCGCTCGACGAATGACGGCGGTGACGGTGATGATCGGCGTTACGACGGGCCATAGCCCAACTCGGGCCACACAAAGCACCCGGCCAGGTAAGGGGTAGAGACGTGTTCTACGCAGCACTTCCACCGGAGATCAATTCGGGCCGCATGTACACCGGTCCCGGATCGGGCCCGATGCGTGCCGCCGCGGCGGCCTGGGACGCGCTGGCCGCCGAATTACAATCCACCGCTGCCGCGTGCTCGTCGGTCATCGACAGCCTGACCAGCGGGCCGTGGGTCGGTCCGTCGGCGGTGGCCATGGCGGCCGCGGCCGCGCCGTATGTGACTTGGCTGCAAGGCACCGCCGCCCAGGCCGCGCACGCGGCCACCCAGGCCGCCGCGGCGGCCGGCGCCTACGAAACGGCGTTCGCAGCACATGTGCCGCCGGTGGAGATCGCGGCCAACCGCAGTCAACTGGCGTCGCTGGTGGCGACCAACATCTTCGGCCAGAACACCCCGGCGATCGCTGCCACCGAGGCGCAATACGGCCAGATGTGGGTCCAAGACGCCGTCGCGATGGACGGCTACGCCGGCTCCTCGGCGGCTGCCGGCCAGCTGACACCGTTCACCGAGCCGCCGCAAGTCGTCAACGCGACAGGACTGGCGGGCCAAGCCGCTGCGGCGGGCCAAGCCGCCGGAACCTCGGCCGGCACCGCTGCGCAGTCGGTCCTGGCCTCGGCCGATCCGATTTCGTGGTTGCTGCAACTGGGTGCCGACCTCAGCACCGCCTACACAAAGGCCATGAACGACCTGGTGAACGGCATCTTCGGGCCGACTGCAGCGGCGGATTATGTGCGGCTGTTCCTCGCTGTGAGGGGTCCCGTGGGCTTTACCACGCCGTTCAACTGCATCGGGCTGCTGGTCAACTTCCCCGCATCGCAATTCCTGAAGTTCGCCCCGCACTCGGCGGCTGGTGGACTCGGCGCGCTCTCGAAAGAGGGGCTGGGCGCTGGGCTGGGGCTGGCGCCCCACTGGGGCCGAGGCTGGCTGACCGGCGCAACATCGGGCGACGTGACGGCGCATTGGGGGCGCGGCACCCTCGTCGGGTCCTTGAGCGTTCCACCCAGCTGGGCGACAGCCACGCCCGCCATCAGGACCGTGGCCGCCGCATTATCGGCCGCCGGGCCGGAGGCCGTGCCGGCAGCTGCCCTCGGCGAGGGAGGGCTACTCAGTTCGACGGCGCTGGCGGGCATGCTCGGAAGCGCCCTCGGTGCCGGTGCTCCCAGCGCCGTCAGTGGCGTCGGCGTCCGCGGCCGTATCACCCCGCTCAAAGACCTCAAGGACGCCACGTCGCCGGACAAACTCCAGCGGCTGGTCGCGCAGATATCGGAGAAGCCCGAAAGCGTCCAGCATCACAGCGTCGACCCCGAAGGCCTTGACAGCCTGCTCGAGCAACTGGCGAAGAAGCCGGGCATCCACGCCGTGCACCTGTCCAAAGGCGACAAACCCAAAGTGGTTCCCTCGGATTCACAGTTGGGCTGACACATGGCAAGAGCTATGCATTTGATCAACCGTGATGCCAACCGCTGCAACGGCATTGGCGATTCTGCAGCGCGCCGCGGTTGCAGCACTGGCCGCGGTTGCGGCCCGGTGGCTCGACAGCCGTGGTGGCAGGGCCACGAAGGGGCGGAGTTGAAACGTTGCCGGACAGGGCAGTTCGGGAGTCGAATTAAGGACCGGGCAACCGCAAGACTGCCGGGGACGGAGGAATGTAAACCATGAAAAAGCTGCTAGCGCTACTGGCCCTGGCGGCCGTGATCGGCGTCGCGGCGCCTGCGCATGCCGATCCGCAGGAACCGAGCGGCGCCGACGACGCGGGCTTCCTCGCTGCGCTGCAACAAGCCGGCATCACCTATCCCAGCCCGGCGGCAGCCATCGGATCCGCGCAGGCGGTATGCGGATACCTGGATAACGGCGAAGCGGGACTGGAAGTGGTCCACGAAGTGAAGGTCCGCAATCCCGGATTCAATATGGAAGCTGCATCGCAGTTCGCGGTGATTTCCGCGAAATACTACTGCCCCCAACACCTGAGCCACGTCTGATACACCCAGGGTTGGGCGAGGAGCCGGCGGGGCCGGCCGCCACAGGCCATGCCACTCCGGCAACTCGAAGTGGCCTGACCGTTACGCGGTCTTGCGCGTGATCAAATCGCTTGAGGTTCAGCATGTTTCGCGTGTTGGTCAGCGCCGCAATGCAACCGGTTCGCCAGCTCGCCACCCGTCGTTAACCGTCATATGCTTAGCTGCCGTCGCCCTCGCACTGGGACAGAAGGGAACGCAGTGCCGTGCAGAACCTCAGCATCGCCGAATTCACGCTCCGGCTCGCCGTCGGCGTCGGCTGCGGGGCCCTGATCGGCCTCGAGCGGCAGTGGCGGGCGCGCATGGCCGGGCTGCGTACCAATGCTCTGGTGGCCACCGGAGCGACCCTTTTCGTGTTGTATGCGGCCGCCACCGAGGACAGCAGTCCAACCCGGGTCGCGTCGTATGTGGTGTCGGGCATCGGGTTTCTCGGTGGCGGGGTAATTCTGCGGGAGGGGTTCAACGTACGCGGCCTCAACACCGCTGCCACCCTGTGGTGCTCGGCTGCAGTCGGTGTGCTCGCCGCCTCCGGACACCTGGTGTTCGCGTTGATCGCCACCGCCACCGTCGTCACCATCCATCTTTTCGGCCGCCCGCTGGGGCGGCTGATCGATCACGACAACACCGTCGAAGAAGACGAAGGCCTGCGGCCCTACCAGCTGCAGGTGCTCTGCCGCCCCAAGTCCGCGAAATATGTGCGCGCTCAGATCGTGCAACACACGGCTCGAAACGACATCACGCTGCGTGGCATCCACACCGGCACAGCCACCGACGACAACATCGCTTTGACCGCTCACCTGTTGATGGACGGCCACACACCGGCCAAGCTGGAGCGGTTGGTGGCCGAACTGTCCTTGCAACCGGGCATTTTCGCGGTGCACTGGTATGCCGGTGAACAAACCAATCCAATGTTGCCGATGTCGCCGTCGGACTGATCTGACGTCCACGCGGGGACCGCTCAGGGCTGGGCCTGCAATTCTGGCGCGGCGGCGGCCAACAGGTCGGCGCGGTCGCGGGTCAGCGGCGGGTAGATGCGCCGGGTGTTGATCGTCTGTTTGGTCGCCTTGGCCTCGGCACCACGCGACACCACTTCGCGATCCCACCCTTCGGTGTACACGGCGCCCGCCGGCCCTAAATCGAGAACCGTTACATACCAAGGGATTCGAAATGCCAACAGCGGCTCGCCGAACAGGTCGCTGATCACGTTGTAGCCGGCGTAGCGGCCCATCGGCCGTCCGTGCTGACACGACATCACCGACATGTGCTCGTCATCCACCGCGGCAACGGCTACATCGCCGGCAGCGAATACGGCCGGTACGCCCACCACTCGCAGATAGTCGTCGACTCCCACGCGACCAAGTCGATCGCGGGTCGCCGGTAGCTGTCCGGTAAGCGAATTGGCCCGCATGCCGGCGCACCACACGACGGTGGCCGCGGCCAGGTGCTCACCCGACGACAGTGATATGCCGGCCGCACTGATTGCGGCCACGCTCACTGCGGTCCTGGTTTCAACACGGTTGTCCGCCAGGGCTTGCTCGATCACCGGCCGCGCTGAGCCGCCCATATCGGAGCCGACGAACGGGTTATGGTCAACCAGCACCACCCGGGGGGCCACCGAACTTCCGACGAACAACGCCCTCAGCCGGCTCGGCATCTCACAGGCTGTCTCGATACCGGTCAGTCCCGCGCCGACTACCACCACGGTCGCCGCCGCGCCCGTCGCAGGGCCGTTGGCGAGCTTTTTGAGGTGGCACTGCAGCCGCATTGCGCCGTCGTAGGTATCGACATCGAATCCGAACTCACGCAGGCCCGGTACGTCGGGCTTGACCAGCCGACTACCCGCTGCGAGCACCAACCGGTCGTAGCG
The nucleotide sequence above comes from Mycobacterium pseudokansasii. Encoded proteins:
- the eccE gene encoding type VII secretion protein EccE, whose amino-acid sequence is MKAQHRFGLALSWPRLTTVFLADVVILVVASHCPDSWQGQYRVAWWVGVGLAVVLTLLSIVTYHGITVTSGIATWVWDWSADPGTALGAGCTPAIDHQRNFGRDTVGVREYQGQLVTVIEVDGGEGDQPGRHRHRTSHSAVLPVGAVAENLRQFDIQLDGIDIVSVEVRGVAEAAKASASLDEWGPEEWGVVGDKPAANRRRTWLVLRMDPQRNVAAVASRDSLASTLVAATERLVQDLDGQTCAARPLTADELAEVDSAVLADLEPTWSRPGWRRLKYFNGFVTSFWVTPSDISSETLDHLWLPDTPEVGTTVITVRLTMRAGRPQMSAWVRYHSDSRLPKELTPGLNRLTGRQLAAVRASLPVPGKRSRLVVPGRELRDYDELELPVDQVQEHATSSSAGQ
- the eccA5 gene encoding type VII secretion system ESX-5 AAA family ATPase EccA5, with the translated sequence MTRPQSTAEDARNALVAGLLASGISVNSLQPSHNPQVAAQMFTTATKLDPGMCDAWLARILAGDQSIEVLAGAWAAVRTFGWETRRLGVTDLQFRPEVSDGLFLRLAVTSVDSLACAYAAVLAENRRYQEAAELLDATDPRHPFDTELVSYVRGVLYFRTKRWPDVLNQFPEATPWRHPELKAAGAAMATTALASLGVFEEAFRRAQEAIEGDRVPGAANIALYTQGMCLRHVGREEEAVELLRRVYSRDPKFTPAREALDNPNFRLVLTDPETIEARKDPWDPDSAPTRAQTEAARHAEMAAKYLAEGDAELNAMLGMEKAKKEIKLIKATTKVNLARAKMGLPVPVTSRHTLLLGPPGTGKTSVARAFTKQLCGLTVLRKPLVVETSRTKLLGRYMADAEKNTEEMLEGALGGAVFFDEMHTLHERGYSQGDPYGNAIINTLLIYMENHRDELVVFGAGYAKAMEKMLEVNQGLRRRFSTVIEFFSYTPQELIALTRLMGQENEDVITDAAAQVLLPSYTKFYNDQTYSEDGDLIRGIDMLGNAGFVRNVVEKARDHRSFRLDDADLDAVLNSDLTDFSQDQLLRFKELTREDLAEGLSAAVAEKKTTT
- a CDS encoding PPE family protein, translating into MDFGALPPEVNSLRMYSGPGSAPLLAAVAAWDGLAAELRSTANSYDAVISELTGEGWLGPASASMAAAVAPYMSWMSITGVQAEQTAAQAATAAGAFEAAFAMTVPPTMVAANRARLMILVATNIFGQNTPAIAATEAEYGEMWAQDAAAMYGYAAGAAAASTLTPFTEPAQTTNPAGPAGQASAVAQAAGSSAGTLTQSELPQLMSVVPSALEGLASPASALSGVAAANPAAATPVPGGILADILNFLDGRDGNPYGTFLNSSLVNGFTSAGYVSPDLITPAITGAMADLNSLQAGGLPAISPPDGGHFNFPALAAASAPASAPASTGVSSVVTGLNRAAFVGRLSVPESWTAATQVVNHAGAAAPGGGWTSTATVPDAAAGTPGVPGMPAPGVYGHSFGSGPRYGFRPTIMSRPPAAG
- a CDS encoding PPE family protein, encoding MTVALDFAMLPPEINSARMYSGPGSGPMLAAAAAWNSLAAELRATALSYHSVLAALTGEEWYGPASASMAAAAAPYVAWLSATAVQAEQTAIQAEAAAGAYEAAFAATVPPPVIAANRTQLMALIATNILGQNTPAIAATEAQYSEMWAQDAMAMYGYAGSSAAATQLSPFVEPQQSTNSSGLAAQAAAVTEAAGTSAGSQPSTLSGLISMVPSALQGLSGPTSTSWLQVIWDLLTGSGPAWWQTLWNVWGPNANVWNTISSTGLFVPGSTFGPFMASLLGGAVAADAAQDASVAAAGAGNALAAGPLASTGGLGNAVSAALGNSGIVGKLSVPPAWTAASPLHNPLGSALGGTPMVAPPPAVAAGMPGMPFGNMAGHPFGRAVPQYGFRPTFVARPPAAG
- a CDS encoding PPE family protein translates to MTDFGALPPEINSGRMYVGAGAGPMLAAAAAWDELAAELQSVAASYRSIVESLTVGPWTGPSSIAMAAAAAPYLAWINTTGAQAEQAAAQAAVAAAAYETAFAATVPPPVIAANRALLMTLIATNIFGQNTPAIAATEAEYLEMWAQDAAAMYAYASSSATAAQLTPFTEPPQTTNPSAAAAQSAAVAPATGTAAASDITTQLSQLIAAVPNALQSLASTTSLPTAAPSLPGSLFPALPPWLVTDIENWNIIMATLNGPYSLQGLAAIPGGPFLSFGQVYAYAQNGQGLQAFFAPSKPITGALAPIADSLGANLTSSSAGGGGPVTGAMGRAALVGSMSVPQGWTQAAPAMRLVSSLLPSNLAAAPAAAFSGEAGVFGQMALSSLAGRALAATTFGSAGSGTASSLGGVVAGADPATATIIVIPALDE